The Mesomycoplasma ovipneumoniae ATCC 29419 genome segment CTCGTGCTCTATCCTACTGAGCTACGTGACCACAATTTACAATTATACCACTTTTTTAATAAAAAGATTTATAATTTATTGCATGAAAATAAATTGATTTCCAGGCCATATGGCAAAAAGCATAAATGACATAGAAAATAAAGCGCGAATAGCAGATCTTTTTATTTTAGTTGCGGATGGCAGATGCCCTATTTCTAGTCTAAATGAGAATTTTTTGCAAATTGCAAAACAAAAAATGACACTAGTAATAGTAACAAAAATTGATCTAGCTGATAAAAATAAATTCACTAAAATAAAAAAATTTTTTACGGATAAAAAATTTTTTGTTCTCTTTGTAAATTTGCGAGATTATTCAGCTAGATTAGAAATTATATCATATTTAAATAAAATTTTTAAAATAAAACAAGAAAAAAATTCAACTAAATTTTTTTCGCCAAGTCTAAAATGTTTTGTTGTCGGAGTACCTAACACTGGAAAATCAACGCTAATAAATTTAATCACAAAATCACAATTAAAAGTAGGAAACCAACCGGGAATAACGAGAAATAATCAATGAATTAGCTATGATAAATTTCTTTTTCTTGACACCCCAGGTATCCTATTGCCAAAAATGGACGATCAAATTTTAGCCGTAAAATTAGCTATTATTGGTTTGATAAGGTGAGAAATTCTAAATATTAGTGACCTTTTTATTGAAGCATACAAAATAATTTCTGAACAATATCCAAATTTCATAACAGATTTAGAACTAAAACCCTCGC includes the following:
- the ylqF gene encoding ribosome biogenesis GTPase YlqF translates to MKINWFPGHMAKSINDIENKARIADLFILVADGRCPISSLNENFLQIAKQKMTLVIVTKIDLADKNKFTKIKKFFTDKKFFVLFVNLRDYSARLEIISYLNKIFKIKQEKNSTKFFSPSLKCFVVGVPNTGKSTLINLITKSQLKVGNQPGITRNNQWISYDKFLFLDTPGILLPKMDDQILAVKLAIIGLIRWEILNISDLFIEAYKIISEQYPNFITDLELKPSLIDSEIEENLLILCKNKNFINKSGLDLPRCRKWFLMHIGKQKITLD